Proteins from one Aureimonas sp. SA4125 genomic window:
- a CDS encoding IS256 family transposase, producing MTEDRLPLAELFAKAGDGDFLRTIAESVMQLLMEVDVEGMIGAGRHERTQERATYRNGYRDRSLDTRLGSLQLRIPKLRQGSYFPPFLEPRKLSEKALVAVIQEAWISGVSTRRVDDLVQAMGLSGIGKSTVSKLCKDIDERVGGFLDRPLTGDWPYLWLDATYLKQREGGRIVSVAAIIAVAVNTDGKREIVGLHIGPSEAETFWSSFLKSLVRRGLSGVKLVISDAHEGLKAAIRRVFSASWQRCRVHWMRNALSYVPKAQQSMAAAALRQAFAQPDRASASQALRHVADQLRGKCPKLGAFIDNSETDVLAHMDFPSQHRTRIHSTNSLERLNKEVKRRADVVGIFPNEGSIIRLIGAVLLEANDEWQIQNRYMQTEPMADLMAMGNTAKPEQISTEVA from the coding sequence ATGACCGAGGACAGACTACCGCTTGCCGAGCTTTTTGCGAAAGCCGGGGACGGCGATTTCCTGAGAACGATAGCCGAGAGCGTGATGCAGCTCCTTATGGAGGTCGACGTTGAAGGCATGATCGGCGCCGGGCGCCACGAACGGACGCAGGAACGGGCGACTTATCGCAATGGCTACCGCGACCGCTCGCTCGACACGCGGCTCGGCTCGTTGCAGCTTCGGATACCCAAGCTTCGGCAGGGCAGCTACTTCCCGCCGTTCCTGGAGCCGAGAAAGCTCTCGGAGAAGGCCTTGGTTGCCGTCATTCAGGAAGCTTGGATCAGCGGCGTTTCCACCCGGCGGGTCGACGATCTGGTACAGGCCATGGGGCTGTCGGGGATCGGCAAGAGCACCGTATCGAAGCTGTGCAAAGACATCGACGAACGCGTCGGCGGCTTCCTCGACCGTCCTCTCACTGGCGACTGGCCCTACCTCTGGCTGGATGCGACCTACCTGAAGCAGCGCGAGGGTGGACGCATCGTTTCGGTCGCCGCCATAATCGCCGTGGCCGTGAACACGGACGGCAAGCGCGAGATCGTCGGCCTTCACATCGGCCCCTCGGAAGCGGAGACGTTTTGGTCGAGCTTCCTCAAGAGCCTCGTGCGCCGCGGCCTGTCCGGCGTGAAGCTCGTGATCTCGGATGCTCACGAAGGGCTGAAAGCCGCCATTCGCCGGGTGTTCAGCGCCTCCTGGCAGCGCTGCCGGGTGCATTGGATGCGCAACGCCCTGTCGTATGTCCCGAAGGCGCAGCAGAGCATGGCGGCGGCCGCGCTGCGCCAAGCCTTCGCCCAGCCCGATCGTGCTAGCGCCAGCCAGGCGCTGCGCCACGTCGCCGACCAGCTTCGGGGAAAGTGTCCAAAGCTCGGGGCCTTCATCGACAACAGCGAGACCGACGTGCTGGCGCACATGGATTTTCCCAGTCAGCACCGGACCCGGATCCATTCGACGAATTCCCTGGAGCGCCTGAACAAGGAGGTGAAGCGGCGTGCCGACGTCGTCGGAATCTTCCCGAACGAGGGATCCATCATCCGGCTCATCGGCGCCGTCCTTCTCGAGGCCAACGACGAATGGCAGATCCAGAACCGCTACATGCAGACCGAACCCATGGCCGACCTCATGGCCATGGGCAACACTGCAAAACCCGAACAGATTTCCACCGAAGTCGCCTGA
- a CDS encoding type I secretion system permease/ATPase → MQSELSQCLAKCRGALLSVGILSGVANILALTGSIFMLVVYDRVIPSGSVPTLVSLGLIALAIYGFQAYVDITRSRMLTRIGLVIKESFSARIYSMIVRNAASGRSNSSGVVRDLDQIHNYLSSMGPTALFDLPWIPIYLGICFAFNFYIGISVLCGALVLVGITIISDIRTKGPSRTLNEAMNKRSTMMQASQNNAETLQSMGMTLAMAASWNNIGSSISKISREMADTTSTLGTLSRISRLALQSFVLGVGAYLVINQEATGGIMIASSILAARALAPIEMTIGHWKNLVSARQSWKRLDELFSRNPPETVRFALPAPEKTFSCEGITLAPPNVHRIIVRDVSFRLRAGEGLGIIGATGSGKSTLVRALVGLWPAVAGVVRLDGVALSQWSSTERGRFIGYLPQNVSLFEGTIAQNISRFDPNADAGMIANVAREAGVHDMITRLPEGYDTMIGENGGGLSGGQSQRIGLARALYGDPFLIILDEPNSNLDSDGEAALVQGMEAARARGAVLVIVAHRPSVLSAVNYVMIMSEGRMQRYGPRDEILELLSPKHPPAVVNAA, encoded by the coding sequence ATGCAGTCAGAACTCAGCCAGTGCCTCGCAAAATGCCGCGGCGCTCTTCTATCGGTCGGCATTCTCAGCGGGGTCGCCAATATCCTCGCCTTGACGGGCTCGATATTCATGCTGGTCGTGTATGATCGCGTGATCCCCAGCGGCAGCGTGCCCACGCTGGTTTCCCTCGGACTGATCGCGCTCGCCATCTACGGCTTCCAGGCGTATGTCGATATCACCCGCTCCCGGATGCTGACCAGGATTGGTCTCGTCATCAAGGAATCGTTCAGCGCCCGAATCTACAGCATGATCGTCCGCAATGCGGCGAGCGGCCGCAGCAACTCTTCAGGTGTCGTGCGCGATCTGGACCAGATTCACAATTACTTGTCGTCCATGGGGCCGACCGCGCTGTTCGATCTGCCCTGGATCCCGATCTATCTGGGGATCTGCTTTGCATTCAACTTCTACATCGGAATCAGCGTTCTCTGCGGTGCCCTCGTGCTTGTCGGCATCACGATCATCAGCGACATTCGCACAAAGGGGCCGTCGCGCACGCTCAATGAGGCGATGAACAAACGCAGCACCATGATGCAGGCGAGCCAGAACAATGCGGAGACCCTGCAGTCCATGGGCATGACGCTGGCAATGGCGGCCTCCTGGAACAACATTGGCAGTTCCATCAGCAAGATCAGCCGCGAGATGGCCGACACCACGTCGACGCTCGGCACCCTGTCGCGCATTTCCCGCCTGGCACTGCAATCGTTCGTGCTCGGCGTCGGCGCTTATCTCGTCATCAACCAGGAGGCCACCGGCGGGATCATGATCGCCAGTTCCATCCTCGCAGCTCGGGCCTTGGCGCCGATCGAGATGACGATCGGTCACTGGAAAAACCTGGTCTCTGCCCGACAGAGTTGGAAGCGGCTGGACGAACTGTTCTCCCGGAACCCGCCCGAGACGGTTCGTTTTGCGCTCCCCGCCCCAGAGAAGACATTCTCCTGCGAGGGCATCACGCTTGCCCCACCGAACGTCCACCGGATCATCGTGCGCGACGTGTCCTTCCGCTTGCGCGCCGGAGAGGGGTTGGGGATTATCGGCGCGACCGGTTCGGGCAAGTCCACTTTAGTGCGTGCGCTCGTCGGTCTCTGGCCGGCCGTGGCTGGCGTGGTGCGACTGGATGGCGTTGCGCTGTCACAGTGGTCGTCGACCGAGCGCGGCCGGTTCATCGGCTATCTGCCGCAAAACGTCTCGCTGTTTGAAGGGACCATCGCGCAGAACATTTCCCGGTTCGATCCCAATGCCGACGCCGGAATGATCGCCAATGTCGCCCGCGAGGCGGGTGTGCACGACATGATCACGCGCCTTCCCGAAGGCTACGACACGATGATCGGGGAGAACGGCGGCGGGCTCTCCGGCGGCCAGAGCCAGCGCATCGGGCTTGCCCGCGCGCTCTATGGAGATCCGTTTCTGATCATCCTGGACGAACCCAATTCCAATCTCGACAGCGATGGCGAAGCGGCACTGGTTCAGGGCATGGAAGCGGCACGGGCCCGAGGCGCTGTCTTGGTGATTGTCGCCCATCGTCCGAGCGTGCTTTCCGCGGTCAACTACGTCATGATCATGAGCGAAGGGCGAATGCAGCGCTATGGACCCCGCGATGAAATCCTCGAACTGCTCAGTCCCAAACATCCCCCCGCAGTCGTGAACGCAGCTTAG
- a CDS encoding HlyD family type I secretion periplasmic adaptor subunit, with protein sequence MNQQSVATVSPAALTPARRLDVGRSHPPAPLLTLEMVPADQTESFRHLRRTMAVGTLVVFGTTLAIGLFIAKTVIAGAVVGQGTLVVETGPKKVQHQTGGIVKQLLVADGDQVTAGQPLVVLDQVVTDAQLNAVSSSLVQQSARLDRLVAERDGLADLIFPSISQAVLLRNPEYESFLDIERRQFALRREGRDGQRQQLSERVRQTEEQVRGDEAQRDAKISEANVVRDELTGLRSLFKKKLVPYARLSEMERALSQLEGDKGALTSSIASGKGRMAELELQILQVDQNFRSDLTDQISATQQQVSDLSERQIIAEDARMRSVITAPQDGTVNQLAIHTVGGVIQPAETLMVVVPKNDQLIGEIKVRPSDIDQIYPGLPSEIHFSAFDRGTTPAINGVVSSVSADLLEDKQSGAKYYLAKIRSDDAELQKLDHLKLVPGMPLEVFIHTSDRTIASYLVKPLTDQMNRAFR encoded by the coding sequence ATGAACCAGCAATCGGTAGCCACGGTCAGCCCGGCAGCGCTGACGCCCGCCCGAAGGCTTGACGTGGGCCGGTCGCATCCGCCGGCGCCCCTGTTGACGCTGGAAATGGTGCCGGCCGATCAGACCGAAAGCTTTCGTCATCTGCGTCGCACCATGGCGGTCGGCACGCTGGTTGTCTTCGGCACGACGCTCGCCATCGGCCTGTTCATCGCCAAGACCGTGATAGCGGGTGCGGTCGTCGGACAAGGCACGCTGGTGGTCGAAACAGGGCCCAAAAAGGTGCAGCATCAGACCGGCGGCATCGTCAAGCAGTTGCTTGTCGCCGATGGCGATCAGGTAACGGCCGGGCAGCCGCTTGTGGTTCTCGATCAGGTCGTTACGGATGCACAGTTAAATGCTGTCAGCAGCAGTCTGGTGCAACAGAGCGCACGTCTCGACCGGCTGGTCGCCGAGCGCGACGGCCTGGCAGACCTCATCTTTCCCAGCATTTCCCAGGCAGTCCTGCTGCGGAACCCCGAATATGAGAGCTTTCTCGATATCGAGCGGCGGCAGTTCGCCCTCCGGCGCGAAGGTCGCGACGGCCAGCGCCAGCAGCTTTCCGAGCGGGTACGGCAGACGGAAGAGCAGGTCCGCGGCGACGAAGCGCAGCGCGATGCGAAAATATCAGAGGCAAACGTCGTGAGAGACGAGCTGACGGGCCTGCGCAGCCTGTTCAAGAAGAAACTCGTGCCCTATGCGCGACTTTCGGAGATGGAGCGGGCGCTGTCGCAGCTCGAAGGCGACAAGGGCGCGCTGACCTCTTCCATCGCGAGCGGCAAGGGCAGAATGGCCGAGCTCGAGCTCCAGATCCTGCAGGTCGATCAGAACTTCCGGTCTGACCTGACGGACCAGATTTCGGCGACCCAGCAACAGGTTTCGGATCTTTCGGAGCGACAGATCATTGCCGAGGATGCGCGCATGCGCAGCGTCATCACGGCGCCGCAGGACGGTACGGTCAACCAGCTGGCGATCCACACGGTCGGCGGGGTGATCCAACCGGCCGAAACCTTGATGGTCGTCGTGCCGAAGAACGATCAGCTGATCGGCGAGATCAAGGTGCGGCCCAGCGACATCGACCAGATCTATCCCGGCTTGCCCTCGGAGATCCATTTCTCGGCATTCGATCGGGGAACGACACCCGCCATCAACGGGGTTGTCTCGTCGGTCTCAGCTGATCTGCTGGAGGACAAGCAAAGCGGCGCCAAGTATTACCTGGCAAAAATACGCTCTGACGACGCCGAGCTGCAAAAGCTCGATCACCTGAAGCTCGTGCCGGGCATGCCTCTGGAAGTTTTCATCCATACTAGCGACAGAACCATCGCTTCCTACTTGGTCAAGCCGTTGACTGACCAGATGAACCGGGCATTTCGCTAG
- a CDS encoding calcium-binding protein, whose product MAVISGFGFSNADANNSANDIIDSGKGNDTIYGNSGNDRLYGGLGSDNIDGGAGNDTIIGGKGVDRLYGGTGNDTFAFNIHDFDGSAGAPQDYVWDFEGANGGNANTWSATGTDTLRLTGFGEGATFELMTDTAHARNPAHGNVDYYQITNDAGDSFILAIKSANGLTLSAGDYTFS is encoded by the coding sequence ATGGCAGTAATTTCGGGCTTCGGCTTTTCCAATGCTGACGCCAACAACTCGGCGAACGATATCATCGACTCTGGCAAGGGTAATGATACGATCTATGGAAACTCTGGCAACGACCGGTTGTATGGCGGCCTTGGGTCCGACAACATCGATGGCGGCGCTGGCAACGACACGATCATTGGCGGCAAGGGCGTCGACCGTCTCTATGGCGGAACCGGCAACGACACTTTCGCCTTCAACATCCACGATTTCGACGGTTCGGCCGGCGCTCCGCAGGATTATGTTTGGGACTTCGAAGGCGCCAACGGCGGCAACGCCAACACATGGTCTGCCACCGGCACGGACACGCTGCGCCTTACGGGCTTTGGCGAGGGCGCCACTTTCGAACTGATGACCGACACCGCCCACGCGCGAAACCCAGCGCATGGCAATGTCGACTACTATCAGATCACCAACGATGCCGGCGACAGCTTCATCTTGGCGATCAAGTCGGCCAATGGCCTGACACTGAGCGCAGGCGACTACACGTTCAGCTGA
- a CDS encoding transglutaminase-like cysteine peptidase, whose protein sequence is MTIKKLGIRLSALALAAAPMNTAQAGGIVGLAHQSAPYAVTKWIGQGRPALAPFSYIQFCVNNPDDCRSSTPAVLKWTKENREMVAETNRRVNRSIRPKREAKDVWQADAASGDCEDFALTKRRKLLAQGVPSSALRLAVAHTPSGEGHAVLLVSTNDGDIVLDNRNNSLRSWRKTDLTWEKIASRENPRIWHSVF, encoded by the coding sequence ATGACCATCAAGAAACTGGGCATCCGCTTGTCCGCACTGGCTTTGGCCGCTGCGCCGATGAACACAGCACAGGCTGGCGGAATCGTCGGTCTGGCGCACCAGAGCGCCCCGTATGCCGTGACGAAATGGATCGGACAGGGGCGCCCCGCCCTCGCCCCGTTTTCCTACATCCAGTTCTGCGTCAACAACCCGGACGACTGCCGATCGAGCACCCCGGCCGTCCTCAAGTGGACGAAAGAGAACCGGGAGATGGTCGCGGAGACAAACCGGCGCGTGAACCGCAGCATCCGTCCGAAAAGGGAAGCCAAAGACGTCTGGCAAGCCGATGCGGCCTCAGGCGACTGCGAAGATTTCGCCTTGACCAAGCGCCGGAAGCTCCTGGCCCAGGGTGTTCCGAGTTCGGCCCTGCGTTTGGCGGTTGCTCACACTCCGTCCGGCGAAGGCCACGCGGTTCTCCTGGTCAGCACCAATGACGGCGACATAGTCCTCGACAACCGCAACAACAGCCTGCGCTCATGGCGCAAGACCGATCTGACCTGGGAAAAGATCGCCTCGCGTGAAAACCCGCGAATCTGGCACAGCGTCTTCTGA
- a CDS encoding PilZ domain-containing protein encodes MDFMALLAQEAFFETSDFRGKPRRTLYLPVNAAIEVSGQTQAIIHNLSESGLLVETKADLALGEWLHVEIPDLGLRSAQVAWASDGLFGCKFAEEMSKATVSAVFLRAPFENQPSVPVGLATVPAQSPAPEVTGGLGGLQADDEQTTALSATSGNSGKFVRTAALGVCAVFWTALLIYASS; translated from the coding sequence ATGGATTTCATGGCGCTGCTAGCTCAAGAGGCATTCTTCGAAACGTCGGATTTTCGGGGAAAGCCGCGACGGACGCTATATCTGCCGGTCAATGCAGCGATTGAGGTCAGCGGCCAAACTCAGGCGATCATCCACAACCTTTCCGAGTCCGGCCTTCTAGTCGAAACAAAGGCGGATTTGGCGCTCGGCGAATGGTTGCATGTCGAAATTCCGGACCTAGGGCTCCGGTCTGCACAGGTGGCCTGGGCCAGCGATGGCCTGTTCGGATGCAAGTTTGCGGAGGAGATGTCGAAGGCAACCGTCAGCGCGGTTTTCCTGCGGGCGCCCTTCGAGAACCAACCCTCAGTGCCCGTCGGACTGGCCACGGTGCCCGCACAATCCCCAGCCCCGGAAGTGACAGGAGGACTGGGAGGCCTGCAGGCAGACGACGAACAGACGACCGCCCTCAGCGCTACGTCCGGAAACTCCGGCAAGTTCGTCCGGACTGCCGCCCTCGGCGTCTGCGCTGTTTTCTGGACCGCACTATTGATCTACGCATCCAGCTGA
- a CDS encoding IS5 family transposase produces MAWSGIARREHSREGLRYPSDMTDREWMVTAPFIPAAKRGGRRRSADMREVVNALLYIASSGCAWRLLPKCFPPVSTVRRYFYAWRDAGLFDAINMALVMSLREIEGREASPSAGVIDSQSVKTTESGGICGYDAGKKIKGRKRHILTDTCGFLVMILVHAADIQDRDGAVDVLKAIRRRFPWLRHVFADGGYAGQKLRDAIARHGDWTIEIIKRSDVAKGFEILPRRWVVERTFAWLGRCRRLAKDWETSVSSSTAWALIASIRMLTRRTARYCYA; encoded by the coding sequence ATGGCATGGTCTGGTATTGCCCGGCGCGAGCATAGCCGGGAGGGGTTGCGGTATCCAAGCGATATGACGGATCGGGAGTGGATGGTGACGGCTCCGTTTATCCCAGCCGCGAAACGCGGAGGGCGGCGCCGCTCGGCGGACATGCGCGAAGTTGTGAACGCCTTGCTCTACATCGCATCGAGCGGATGTGCATGGCGGCTGTTGCCCAAATGCTTTCCGCCGGTTTCGACGGTGCGGCGCTATTTTTACGCGTGGCGCGATGCCGGTCTGTTCGATGCGATCAACATGGCGCTGGTCATGAGCCTGCGCGAAATCGAAGGACGCGAAGCCTCGCCCAGTGCCGGTGTCATCGATAGCCAGTCGGTCAAAACCACGGAAAGCGGCGGGATTTGCGGCTATGACGCCGGCAAGAAGATCAAGGGCCGCAAGCGCCATATCCTCACCGACACCTGCGGCTTCCTGGTCATGATTCTCGTGCATGCCGCCGATATTCAAGACCGGGACGGCGCCGTCGATGTGCTCAAGGCGATACGCCGGCGTTTCCCGTGGCTGCGCCATGTCTTCGCCGATGGCGGTTACGCCGGGCAGAAACTGCGCGACGCGATCGCCCGCCATGGCGACTGGACCATCGAGATCATCAAGCGATCAGATGTCGCCAAAGGCTTCGAGATCCTGCCTCGACGGTGGGTCGTCGAGCGCACTTTCGCGTGGCTCGGACGATGCCGCCGCCTCGCAAAAGACTGGGAAACTTCCGTCTCCTCTTCAACCGCATGGGCGCTGATCGCCTCCATCCGCATGCTTACCCGGCGAACCGCAAGATATTGCTACGCTTGA
- a CDS encoding polysaccharide biosynthesis/export family protein, whose protein sequence is MAAFVGLSGCTALPRSGPDDTLIRKQATLYFAAAADQKPLLNYALVDLTPTVLTYFPTSKVESFSRGFGATKRKPPELPLGSGDVVAVTIFESSAGGLFIPAESGTRPGNYVTLPQQRVDTRGMISVPYAGEVPAAGRLPAAVEADIRSRLADRAIEPQVVINVVTSTSSQAAVLGDVNGAARFEVTAGGERVLDLISRAGGISSPSRETTVTLQRNGTTATVPFDLLLEKPEENIFVYPGDTIYANRDRRTFLAFGASGLNGRIDFEESNLTLAEAVGKAGGLLDARADPGQVFLYRLVSPEVLAKIGMPVAAKATGGFPVIFRVDMRDPSTYFLAQQFAMQDKDILYVSNSDSTEVVKFLSVINSVSSGVAGPAVDIASGRTAVNIIRN, encoded by the coding sequence ATGGCTGCGTTTGTGGGCCTTTCCGGTTGCACGGCGCTGCCTCGGTCGGGGCCGGATGACACGCTCATCCGAAAGCAGGCGACACTTTATTTCGCGGCTGCGGCCGACCAGAAACCACTCCTCAACTATGCTCTCGTCGACCTGACGCCAACCGTGCTGACCTACTTTCCGACGAGCAAGGTCGAGTCGTTCAGCAGGGGATTTGGGGCCACGAAGCGCAAGCCGCCGGAACTGCCGCTCGGAAGTGGCGATGTGGTCGCGGTGACAATTTTCGAGTCGTCGGCAGGTGGCTTGTTCATTCCGGCAGAGTCGGGAACCCGCCCTGGAAACTATGTGACCTTGCCGCAGCAGCGGGTCGACACGCGGGGAATGATCAGCGTTCCCTATGCTGGCGAAGTGCCGGCCGCAGGTCGGCTTCCAGCGGCCGTCGAGGCAGACATTCGGTCCCGCCTGGCCGATCGGGCGATCGAGCCTCAGGTGGTCATCAATGTGGTGACCAGCACGTCGAGCCAGGCTGCGGTTCTGGGTGACGTCAATGGGGCGGCCCGGTTCGAGGTGACTGCTGGCGGCGAGCGCGTGCTCGACCTCATTTCGCGGGCCGGCGGCATCAGCTCTCCGAGCCGGGAAACCACGGTGACGCTGCAGCGCAACGGAACGACGGCAACGGTTCCGTTCGACCTGCTGCTGGAAAAGCCGGAAGAGAACATCTTCGTTTATCCCGGCGACACGATCTACGCCAACCGAGACCGGCGAACCTTCCTGGCGTTCGGCGCTTCCGGGCTAAACGGCCGGATCGATTTCGAGGAGTCCAATCTCACTTTGGCCGAGGCGGTCGGCAAGGCGGGTGGCCTTCTGGATGCGCGCGCCGATCCGGGTCAGGTATTCCTCTACCGCCTCGTCTCGCCGGAAGTCCTTGCCAAGATCGGGATGCCGGTCGCGGCGAAGGCGACGGGTGGATTCCCGGTGATCTTCCGCGTCGACATGCGCGATCCGTCGACGTATTTCCTTGCGCAGCAGTTTGCGATGCAGGACAAGGACATCCTCTACGTGTCCAACTCTGACTCGACCGAGGTCGTTAAGTTCCTGAGCGTAATAAACTCGGTGTCGTCAGGCGTTGCCGGGCCTGCCGTCGACATCGCTTCGGGGCGGACCGCCGTCAACATCATCCGGAATTGA
- a CDS encoding polysaccharide biosynthesis tyrosine autokinase, translating into MIHFSESQVPPVAAESSADGDGGYFIDLDRLLAAVRRQIWVIIAGGIVGLVLGLAYLITAVPLYTASTNILIDRSRSKVVTELTGPATTANQDADMDSQVELLKSKEMAKAVVVALKLNENDDFLAGAPSVLGSAVGSVRSVVSSLSDFLFPAQILDDSDENVADAKFGAAVGTLMRDIVVSRVGTTYVLSVSYTSAIPYLAANIANAYGEAYLDDQLQAKFDATKRASVWLQDRIAELKQQSFEADLKVQQFRRDNGLITAGGQLVSEQQLSEINTQLVTAQAATAESKAQFDQIENLIKSGRTDAVVNDALASSTINSLRGKYLDVSKRESEIRAKLGPTHVQVIRLQAEVRKYEAQIFEEMRRIAESYLSTYKVAASREESLRNSLAEIVGVNANENTSQVKLRELEREADTFRSLYDNFLQRYQETVQQQSFPITEARVITQAAEPARPSSPKKPLILALFAVLGVAAATCVGGFREYRDRFFRIGNQIRRELNVEFLGYMPIVSNGPLRDEQISAAKMEAGGDIWRPESMATHVRFHPMSPFAETLRNIKVAADMGMPELSSKVIGVVSCLPSEGKSTISANLGILLAMQGAKVLLVDGDMRNPGLTRSLQSIPENGLIETIVGASEFEETLRWDSSGRLAVLPTVLKRRVSHTAELLASPSMAKMLDSNKSKFDYVIVDLPPIGPVVDAKAFAHRVDAFVFVVEWGETSRYIVRSMLSHNPAIAAKTLGVVLNKSDASKMKLYRSYGAVEYYSSQYKGYYHS; encoded by the coding sequence ATGATCCATTTTTCGGAGTCGCAAGTTCCCCCCGTTGCAGCGGAATCAAGCGCTGATGGGGACGGCGGCTATTTTATTGATCTAGACCGGTTGCTGGCAGCCGTCAGGCGACAGATCTGGGTGATCATCGCAGGCGGCATCGTGGGGTTGGTGCTGGGCCTCGCCTATTTGATCACCGCGGTTCCGCTATATACGGCCTCGACCAATATTCTGATCGATCGCAGCAGATCGAAGGTGGTGACCGAACTCACGGGCCCCGCCACGACCGCCAACCAAGACGCCGACATGGACAGTCAGGTGGAATTGCTGAAGTCCAAGGAGATGGCAAAAGCCGTCGTCGTGGCGCTCAAGCTGAATGAAAATGATGATTTCCTCGCCGGTGCTCCGTCCGTTCTTGGCTCTGCCGTCGGCAGTGTCCGGTCCGTCGTCAGCTCGCTGAGCGATTTTTTGTTTCCCGCCCAGATACTTGATGACAGCGATGAAAACGTCGCCGATGCCAAGTTCGGCGCGGCGGTCGGCACACTCATGCGGGATATCGTCGTGTCGCGCGTCGGTACGACCTACGTACTCTCCGTCTCTTACACCTCGGCCATTCCCTATCTCGCCGCCAATATCGCCAATGCCTATGGTGAAGCCTATCTGGACGATCAGTTGCAGGCGAAATTCGACGCGACCAAGCGGGCGAGTGTCTGGCTTCAGGACCGTATCGCCGAGCTGAAACAGCAGTCGTTTGAGGCCGACCTGAAGGTACAGCAGTTCCGACGGGACAACGGGCTCATCACCGCGGGGGGGCAGCTCGTTTCCGAACAGCAGCTGTCGGAGATCAACACTCAGCTGGTGACGGCACAGGCGGCGACTGCGGAAAGCAAGGCACAGTTCGACCAGATCGAGAACTTGATCAAGAGCGGACGGACCGATGCGGTGGTCAACGATGCGCTCGCCAGCTCAACCATCAATTCCCTGCGTGGCAAGTATCTCGATGTTTCCAAGCGCGAGTCCGAAATCCGCGCCAAGCTTGGGCCAACCCATGTCCAGGTCATTCGCCTTCAGGCGGAGGTCCGGAAGTATGAAGCGCAGATATTCGAAGAGATGCGCCGCATAGCGGAAAGCTATTTAAGCACTTATAAAGTTGCCGCCAGTCGGGAAGAGTCTCTGCGCAATAGTTTGGCCGAGATCGTCGGCGTGAACGCAAACGAAAATACATCGCAGGTTAAGCTGCGCGAACTGGAGCGTGAGGCGGACACTTTCCGGTCACTGTACGACAACTTCCTGCAGCGGTACCAGGAAACCGTGCAGCAGCAGTCATTCCCGATCACCGAAGCGCGCGTCATCACGCAGGCAGCCGAACCGGCGCGCCCGAGTTCGCCGAAGAAGCCGCTGATCCTGGCGTTGTTCGCGGTGCTGGGCGTTGCTGCCGCCACCTGTGTCGGTGGGTTTCGAGAATATCGCGATCGCTTCTTCCGGATAGGCAATCAGATCAGGCGCGAGTTGAATGTCGAGTTTCTCGGCTACATGCCGATCGTGTCGAATGGACCGCTTCGCGACGAGCAGATCAGTGCTGCCAAGATGGAAGCGGGCGGGGACATCTGGCGGCCGGAGTCGATGGCGACGCATGTGCGCTTCCACCCTATGTCGCCGTTCGCCGAAACCCTGCGCAACATCAAGGTCGCAGCCGACATGGGAATGCCGGAGCTCTCATCGAAAGTGATCGGCGTTGTCTCCTGTCTCCCCTCGGAAGGCAAATCGACGATTTCGGCCAATCTGGGAATTCTCCTGGCCATGCAGGGCGCAAAGGTGTTGCTGGTCGATGGCGACATGCGAAACCCCGGCCTGACGCGAAGCCTTCAATCCATCCCGGAGAACGGGCTGATCGAGACCATTGTCGGCGCTTCGGAGTTTGAGGAAACGCTGCGGTGGGATTCCTCCGGACGCCTTGCTGTTCTGCCCACCGTCCTCAAGCGGCGCGTATCGCATACCGCTGAGCTTCTGGCCTCACCGAGCATGGCCAAGATGCTCGACAGCAACAAGAGCAAGTTCGACTATGTCATTGTCGACTTGCCGCCGATCGGCCCCGTCGTGGATGCCAAAGCCTTTGCGCATCGCGTCGATGCCTTCGTCTTCGTCGTCGAATGGGGGGAGACATCGCGCTACATCGTTCGCAGCATGCTGAGCCATAACCCGGCTATCGCTGCAAAGACCCTTGGCGTCGTGTTGAACAAGTCGGACGCGAGCAAGATGAAGCTCTATCGCTCTTACGGCGCGGTCGAGTATTATTCGTCGCAGTACAAAGGCTATTACCATAGTTGA
- a CDS encoding transposase, translating to MSGFDITLKPMRRVEVINGAGGRRRWSADDKARILEETLVSGAAVSEVARRHGLLPQQIFGWRREARRVFDAGSAASPAFVPVIVEPPSSVVPHNSPKPPRRKRAAARSGGGIELELCGVVVRIGPDASPTTIAAVISALKCGS from the coding sequence GTGTCTGGATTTGACATTACGCTTAAGCCGATGCGCCGGGTCGAGGTGATCAACGGGGCTGGGGGACGGCGTCGCTGGTCGGCGGACGACAAGGCACGGATCCTGGAGGAGACCTTGGTGTCAGGCGCGGCGGTTTCGGAAGTGGCCCGTCGGCACGGGCTATTGCCGCAGCAGATTTTTGGGTGGCGGCGTGAGGCACGCCGTGTGTTCGATGCGGGCTCGGCGGCCTCGCCGGCTTTCGTGCCCGTCATCGTCGAACCGCCCTCGAGTGTCGTGCCGCACAATTCGCCGAAGCCGCCGCGCCGCAAGCGGGCTGCGGCTCGAAGCGGCGGCGGGATCGAACTGGAGCTCTGTGGCGTCGTTGTTCGCATTGGCCCCGACGCGAGCCCAACGACGATAGCGGCGGTGATCTCGGCGCTGAAGTGTGGTTCGTGA